The nucleotide window TTTCGTTGCTGCCTTTGCAGAGTTGGCCTAAACAAGTGGTGGACCTAACGTCTATGTTTGTGTCAGCCAGTTGTGAAGGAGACTCTGGTGAGTCGAATCATCCCCCTGCTACTTGTCGCGTTCTTTCTCTTGTCGGTCGATACGCTTTTCGCTCAAGCCGAAGCCGACGATGACCCGGTTGTCCGAGGAAGAAAACTGTTTCTGCACCAGTGGAAGCCAGGAGACGAGCTAAGCCCCCAGGGCGACGGCTTGGGCCCGATGTTTAACGGGACGAGCTGCGTCGAGTGTCATTCGCTCGGTGGGGTCGGTGGCAGTGGCGAAAGCAAACGCAACGCACAGTTTCTTTCCTTCTTGCCAGAGTCCGGCAAGTTCACCGACGATGGGATCAAGAGTTTTCTCGGACGCTTGAAGGGGATGCACCCTGATTTTGTCGACGACAAGGATCAGTTCTCTTTCGGTGTTCTGCTGCATCGGCAAAGCACGACCCCAGATTACGCGGCCATCCATGACGAGGTCACGACACCGCTGCCATCTAATTACGACTCTCGGCTGCGCATTCGGCGGATGCTTAGTCAACGCAACATTCGCCCAGTCGATGCCCTGCCGCTTAAACTGGTGACCTATCAAGACGAGCTGCAATATGCCTTGGCCGAACGCAACCCGCCGCAACTGTTTGGCCTCGACGCCATCGACCGCAGAATTACCGAGGGCGACCTCAAGAACATCGTCAAAGCTCAAGAGACGAGCCGCACCGGGGTCTCAGGCCGCCTGGCCGGCAAGTTCGGCTGGCGAGGTCAGATGCGAGACTTAGATCTTTTCATCAAGGGGGCATGTGCGACGGAGATTGGGCTTCAGGTTCACGAGTTTGAGCAGACGAAGGATCCTCTGCGTCAAGATTATTCCTTGAAGGGAACGGACTTGAGCAAGGCTCAGATTGACGATCTTATTCGATACGTGCGCAGCTTGGACGTGCCTAGTCAGGTGCTTCCCAACGATCCGCAGCAACGCAAGATGATCGCCGAGGGAAAACAGTTGTTTGCCAACATTGGCTGCGCCGAGTGCCATGTCGAAAATGTGGGTTCGGTTTCCGGCGTTTACTCCGACTTTTTACTGCATCATATGGGGCAACAATTTGAAGACCCCATCCCGGCCGAGCCAGTCGCGAAATTCACCGAACGCGAACGGATGGATGTCATCGTCAGTTATCACGGCATGAGGCGCCGCGCTGTCACGACTGAACTGGTCAAGACAATGGAAGTCGGCCCCGAGCAGCACACCGAGTACAAAACGCCGCCGCTGTGGGGTGTCGCCGACTCGGCCCCTTACCTGCATGACGGCCGAGCGACCACACTTCGAGCAGCGATTGAATGGCACGGTGGCGAAGCGTACTCGTCGTTCCGGCGGTTCTCGCTAATGAGCGAAGAGAAACAGTTCAGCCTGCTCAAATTTCTGGAGTCGCTCAAAGCCCCTCAAGATGCCCAAGAAGCACCGCCGCAATTGACCGATAGCGTAGCAGATAACGGCGCGGCGCTACGGTAACTTTCATCGCGATCGGTTGATGCATTGCGTGCTGTTTTCTCTCGGTGAAATGGGATGCGGTTGTCTGTGCAAAATGTTTGCAAGCATGGAAGCAATCGCATACACAGAGAGGGGGAGGCAACCCTCTCTTCAGCTTACGGAGTCGCTTTGTTGGAAAAGGGAATTAAGATGACTCGCATCACGTCACTTCTTGCGTTGGGCGTTCTTCTCACGATCAGTTCGCCGCTGTTCGCTCAGTTTGCAGCTTCAGACGACATGGTCGATCGCGGCCGCGAGTTGTTCGTTCATCAGTGGGAACCCAACGACAAGCTAAGTCCCAACGGCGATGGCTTAGGGCCGCTGTACAACGCGACAAGCTGCGTGGCGTGTCATGCCCAAGGAGGCGTCGGAGGAAGTGGCCCCAAAGACCACAACGCTCAGATGCTGGCCATCGTTCCGGAGCCTGGCAAGCTCAACGCTCGAACAGCCAAAACGTTCCTCAATCGCTTGAATACAATGCATCCCGAGTTTGTCGATTCCGAGGGACGCTATTTCACCGGAATCCTTTTGCATCGCTACAGCACAACGCCTGAGTACGCCGAGGCCCACCAAAAGGTAACGACGCCGTTAGAAGAAACGATCGAGTCGCGTAGCCGAGTTCGGCGAATGCTCAATCGTCGTGGCATTTCGGAAATCAGCCTCTTGCCGTTGAAGCTGGTGATCAACCAACGCGATATGCAATATGCCCTGGCCGAGCGTAACCCGCCCCAGCTTTTCGGAACGCATTTAATCGATACGTTAATCGACGATGGCGATATCGAAGCGATCGCCCAGCAGCAACTGCAAAGCAACAAAGGTGTTTCCGGCCGCTTTACGGGGCGATTTGGCTGGCGTGGACAACTGGAAGATTTAGACCTTTTCGTCAAAGGTGCCTGTGCCGCCGAGGTCGGGCTCCAGGTTCAAGAGATGAACCAATCGAAAGATCCACTTAAACCCGACTACCAACTCAGCGGAATCGATCTTACTGCGGAGCAAACCGACCAGTTGGTTGCCTTCGTTCGCTCGCTGCCGCGTCCTGAGCAGGTCCTGCCGGAAGATCCCAACGAGCGTAGCTACGTGAATCAGGGAGCCGTGCTTTTCGATGCGATCGGTTGTGCCGAGTGCCACGTGCAGGATGTCGGACAGCTAAGTGGCGTCTTCTCTGACTTCCTGTTGCATGATATGGGACCGGAATTTGAAGACCCCATTCCGGCGAAGAAGATTAAGGTTACCAGAGTCACCGCAGGCGTGACGATGCCGTCGTACTATGGTGCCGATCCGATTCGAGCGACTGAAACGTACTATACCGTTGAAGAACAAAACCACTTCAAGGAATATCGCACCCCGCCGCTCTGGGGCGTTGCCGATTCGGCCCCTTACCTGCATGATGGTCGCGCGACAACACTTCGTGCAGCCATTGAATGGCACGGAGGAGAAGCGTTGGCCTCGCGGGCAAACTTTGCTCAGCTCCACGAACGAGAGCAAGTCGCGTTGCTCAAATTCCTCGAATCGCTTCAAGCACCCAAGACAGCCGAAGAAACCCCCGACCGGATCGTCGGCAAACAAGTGGCAGAGCCTGGGGAAAAGAAGATCTCTAGCATCCCCAGTGGTACAATCAAAGCGGTGGCCGCGCGTAAGTAACGCCACAGGGTGCGACAGATCCACGGCTGGCTCGTTCAGCCGTGGCACCCACAAACCGCTTTGACTTGGACCTTGAAGGATTCGCTATGCAAACTTGGGCAACCCCTTCCCTGCCCTGCTCGCTTGGTCGGTTGCTGGTCGTGCTGTGCTTGGTCGCGATCAGCTGCTCGGCGAGCGATCTCTTCGCTCAACAGTCGCAACCGGTGAATGCGACCACGCTCGATGGCAAGGTCCTGTGTGGCTATCAAGCCTGGTTCCGCTGTCCCGAAGACGGAAC belongs to Bremerella alba and includes:
- a CDS encoding di-heme oxidoredictase family protein, encoding MSRIIPLLLVAFFLLSVDTLFAQAEADDDPVVRGRKLFLHQWKPGDELSPQGDGLGPMFNGTSCVECHSLGGVGGSGESKRNAQFLSFLPESGKFTDDGIKSFLGRLKGMHPDFVDDKDQFSFGVLLHRQSTTPDYAAIHDEVTTPLPSNYDSRLRIRRMLSQRNIRPVDALPLKLVTYQDELQYALAERNPPQLFGLDAIDRRITEGDLKNIVKAQETSRTGVSGRLAGKFGWRGQMRDLDLFIKGACATEIGLQVHEFEQTKDPLRQDYSLKGTDLSKAQIDDLIRYVRSLDVPSQVLPNDPQQRKMIAEGKQLFANIGCAECHVENVGSVSGVYSDFLLHHMGQQFEDPIPAEPVAKFTERERMDVIVSYHGMRRRAVTTELVKTMEVGPEQHTEYKTPPLWGVADSAPYLHDGRATTLRAAIEWHGGEAYSSFRRFSLMSEEKQFSLLKFLESLKAPQDAQEAPPQLTDSVADNGAALR
- a CDS encoding di-heme oxidoredictase family protein, with the translated sequence MTRITSLLALGVLLTISSPLFAQFAASDDMVDRGRELFVHQWEPNDKLSPNGDGLGPLYNATSCVACHAQGGVGGSGPKDHNAQMLAIVPEPGKLNARTAKTFLNRLNTMHPEFVDSEGRYFTGILLHRYSTTPEYAEAHQKVTTPLEETIESRSRVRRMLNRRGISEISLLPLKLVINQRDMQYALAERNPPQLFGTHLIDTLIDDGDIEAIAQQQLQSNKGVSGRFTGRFGWRGQLEDLDLFVKGACAAEVGLQVQEMNQSKDPLKPDYQLSGIDLTAEQTDQLVAFVRSLPRPEQVLPEDPNERSYVNQGAVLFDAIGCAECHVQDVGQLSGVFSDFLLHDMGPEFEDPIPAKKIKVTRVTAGVTMPSYYGADPIRATETYYTVEEQNHFKEYRTPPLWGVADSAPYLHDGRATTLRAAIEWHGGEALASRANFAQLHEREQVALLKFLESLQAPKTAEETPDRIVGKQVAEPGEKKISSIPSGTIKAVAARK